In the genome of Primulina tabacum isolate GXHZ01 chromosome 13, ASM2559414v2, whole genome shotgun sequence, the window GAATTAGTTAATATATTTTTCCATTTAATTTTTATGAGCAGTAATTAATCATTATTGTGATACATGGTGTTGTCTTCCATGTCGAACCAAATCATACTTTTCAAAAATGGAATAATgcattttctttatttattgcaAAAACTCGAGCTTTAACATATATTTGATTCTTTGGTTGGCCTTTAAAACATGAGTTAGAATAACTAGAAGGAAATGCTCACAAATTTGTTCATCTGGGACAACGTAACTttactatatatataaagtTTGATCTCTTGGTGGTCACATGAGGTGATGTTCATCTATTGAATGCATAATTGCATCACATTCAATAGATGATCGTCATCACATCGATGTCCACATAGGTGCTCATATCAGGTGTCCGAGCAATCATTCTATTTTTACTATAAAAAGATGAATGGTTGATAAAGTTTTTGCattgtgaaatttttttattgccCAAATTTTGTTCATTAAAGTGCAAAATATgatcgagtattttgggaagtTACATAAGAAGTGCAATATAGGaagtaaaattattttgatataattgtGCTATTAAGTATCATTAATCATCCTAAATTCATTATAAAGAGAATCAATAATGAgaagaaaattatatatataacgtATTTCTACTATCTATTTTTCTCTTATAAATTATTGttgaattttctaaataaaatataattcttatttttagttattatgAGCATTATAGGGTATGATTATAGGTCTTGAAAAATGTTAGGCATGAGGTAAAACACTTTTTTGGTCATTATACGTTAGTCCTTAAACTTTCGATAGTGATAATTTTGGTCCCTAAACTTTTAAAAGTAgtacactattagtccttaGTGTTAGCCTAGTGGTTAAAGTTATCGGTAAGTGTCGTGTGTTAGTCACGTAACACCGATTTTTTTTCTACACTACTAAACATGAAGGAAAACAAAGCCCACaaccaaaaaagaaaaaacaaaaataacacaATTATTGGTAATGGAAGAAACTGAAAAATTAGTAAAATAATCTtggttaattattttttaaagaatatgatctactcaaatatatttaaattgtgTTATATACATGAGAAGAGCATTTTCCTAAAAAAATAGTTGATCAAagttaaaaaaatacatttagaAGCAACACCCTCTATGTACATTTTCTTTACTCGAGTGCGAGGCAGAGAAACGACGACAACCGCCATTGAAGGGAAGTTGGCGGTCGCAGCAAGTAGAAATGGTGGTGGTGAGTGGGTGCAGTAAGGAGGAATCAAAGCGAGTTGGGAGAGAAGAGACAGATTATACAAAAATGTGATTAACCCCGTTAATATCTATGTTTCCAGCTTTTGCAAGCTTCCTTCTGTATCAAACTTTGTTATCGGTCCCTCTATTTCAGGATTGTTCTTGGATTACTTTTAGTAATTCATCCTCTTATTTTCTACTGCTAATCCCCGCTTTACTAAAATTTTAAGTGATTTGGACAAATATTGGCATTCTATGAATTGTTCGAAAACCCTGAAATATACAAATGTTAGTGCTACAAACAGAAGCAACGATGAAGCACAAAATATGAAGATAAGAATTTAATTTACAGAGTCCAGGTTCAAGCCAAAGCCTGTCTAGAGAGATGGACGAGCATTAgaccattttttattttttttaggaaGAGGAGCATTAGACTTTTAAGCCAAAAAAGAGTTACCGAAATACAATGAAACTAAGGGGGAAAAAAATGGTGAGCAACCATTTCCCCAGCCAAAAACATTAGCAAGCTTCTAGGCCACACTACTTCAGGCCTTTCTTTTTCCACAGCTCTCCGAAGATTTTAATACCAGAACCTTTCCTCTTCCCACTTCCAAAAACATCATCAGGATCGTCCTCATTCAGTCCCGGAGAATCAGCAAAACCGATTGGTTGGAACGTGCTTCCATGATGTTTATCCATCGATCCACACCTCTCGGGAATCCTTCTTCCCGTTATCTTGGTTCCCCCTGCTAAAACTGATGCTGCAGCATCGGCTGCTTTTCTCCATTGCTCGGTTTGCACACGTAGCATCTTCATCTCGTTTTCCAATTCCTCCCTCGCTTTTCTGGTAGCTTCTAGCGTCTCATTCGTCTCAAAAGCACTGGCTTTGGTGTTTTCAAGTTCTTGATCGGCCTTATTCAACCTCAATATCAGCTCATCTATTAAAGATTGAGATGAAGATATTTTAATTGACTTCTCATTAAGCTCATTTTTTAAGCTCTCATTTTCTAGACGAAGAATGTCCAATTCTTGGCTCTTCTCAGCCAATTTATTCTTCAATAGAGTCACCTCATCATTCTTAGAAGTCAGCTCGTCAAATGAAGGATTATCAGGATCTGAAGTTGTCTTAGTTTCCACAGGAACTTCAAAAACATTGGTTTCCTCGTGAATATCCTCCGACTTTTCAATCGCTGCACTGATGCTGTCGTTCATGTTCAGCACTTGTGTTTCCATGTCACTTGAAGGCTTTTTTGGAATTTCTGCTGGCTCGGGAACCTTTTGTTGTTTCTTGGATTTTATCTCTAGTTGATCTTGGCCCACTTTTTTAGCAGACTCTGCAGAAGTCAACTGATCCTTAAGACTCTTGAGATCATCCCGTGCTTGACCAAGTTGAGATTCCAAATCAGCAATTCGTGTCCCGAGTTTCTTTTTGTTTGCTGGATCAGATTGGACAACACGAGGGGATCGGCCCTCTGGTATTTTTGGAGTCTTTTCAGTCCTAGGTCGATGCAGGGGATCAGTATCAGAGCTTGCAGTTTTGAGATGAGGTGGGCCTCGAGGCGATTGCCTCTGAGGCATTTCTGTTAACCTGTTGCATGATAGTACGCATCAACCACATGGAAAGACAACAACACACTGCATAGAAGGAGTTCTTTATTCTGAGAACTACCTTGATCTTGGCATTTTTTAAGCTACTAAAAAGATTTTCACAGCAACTCAAAGCTCAATCTGCATAATTGCAATGTAAAATCAGAATACGATCTGAGAATGGAAGATGAGAAGGCGTTGTAAAAAAATAACATGAGATGTTAAATGTTCAAGGAAAATGCCGGTGCAAAAATTTGTTCTTGAAATTTGACCAATAAATCACATATACTTCCACGgactttaaatttattttcataaaacaatgaAAGCTAAAACCAACGCTTGGAATGGTTCTAAAGAAATTTGTAGTCGAAAGAAACCTTGATTGCTCATGAATATCCCAAGACATCTGCCTAGTTTTTGTAGTGAAACAAAGAGAAATGTGCCAAGTTTTGAGCCTTGTTGCTTTCCTAAAATAAGGGAAGGCAACTTCGCAGTCCACCTTGCTGCAACATACACGGCCTTAATTTTACGAAAAGATGAGCGGATCTTTGCCTTTGTACGCATAGGATTCAATTGTGGAGTGAAAAAGATAAATCAGAAACATCTGTTTTCCCTTCATTTGAGTAAGGAATGATCAACAGGTAAAGGGCCTGAATAACAGAACTTATGCACAAATTTAAGTTTTGTTTTCGCCTTCTTTGATTTACTCAACTGATGTTAATGACATCTCAAGTTCCAGCAGAAAGAGTCAACCCAAAGAAATCCAATATGAGTAAAATTCATTATTCTTTCCTAAATTGAATGTCAAGAAGCTTACTTTCTTTCCTCTTATTCTTTGTTTGTGCTTTTGCAGCAATCCATTGCAGAACTAATCCAATCGAAACCTAAGAACCCTTTACataatccaataaatcaatgaTAACCGCTAGGAATTCAGAGAAGGCAAGTGTTGCTTGAATCGAAAAAACTCGCCTTTTTAAGGGGAAAAAGCCCCCAAAAAATTTCACTTCATTTACGCCCATTGCTGTGCCTTGCTATATATATACTCTTCATCGGGCCAAGTTCAAAGATGAAGAATATCAAGAGCCGAATCGAAAAGATTCATTtttgtataaaacttaataccaattaaagaaaaaaaatcaagcCCTTTTCAGTATCAGAACATACTAACAAACAGAtgacaaacacacacacaaccccccccccccccccccccccaacccaaagaaaaaaaaaaaaaattcgctaACACCATGAATAAGAACCAGCACATCATTAAACTCTTCAAACACAggacaaataataaaaaaatcacaaaCATAAGCGCACGCGCACAGCTCACCCTTGAATATATGCTTCCTTAGTCACTCCATTTTCTGTGAATGCTGTCTTCC includes:
- the LOC142523005 gene encoding interactor of constitutive active ROPs 4-like; protein product: MPRSRLTEMPQRQSPRGPPHLKTASSDTDPLHRPRTEKTPKIPEGRSPRVVQSDPANKKKLGTRIADLESQLGQARDDLKSLKDQLTSAESAKKVGQDQLEIKSKKQQKVPEPAEIPKKPSSDMETQVLNMNDSISAAIEKSEDIHEETNVFEVPVETKTTSDPDNPSFDELTSKNDEVTLLKNKLAEKSQELDILRLENESLKNELNEKSIKISSSQSLIDELILRLNKADQELENTKASAFETNETLEATRKAREELENEMKMLRVQTEQWRKAADAAASVLAGGTKITGRRIPERCGSMDKHHGSTFQPIGFADSPGLNEDDPDDVFGSGKRKGSGIKIFGELWKKKGLK